From the genome of Longimicrobiales bacterium:
GGTCCGCACGACCCCTGCGCTCGGTGCGTTCCGGCCGACCCTGTCGGGTGATCCGGATCAGGCACGCTGGAGCGCACACCGACGGGCAGAGCACGATCTGCGCGCGCAGGACCTCGCGACGACGCGCGCGATGCTGCGGACGTTCGGCGGCCAGGGCGGCATCGCCACCTTCGAGTCGACGACGGCAGCCGCGGTCCCGGCCGTGGGTGACGTCGTCGAGATGCGCTACCCGGATACGGCGCCCGGCAAGAACCTGTGCACGGATTTCGTACCGGTCACCGGCCGGGTACAGCACGTCAGCGCGCGCGCGATCTTCGTCGCGGACACGGCCAATCCCGATAACGGCTTCACCGCCGCCGACTACACGCACTTCGGCAGCGTCTTCGACGACAGCATCTACGACCCGCAGGTCACGTACTTCGGCGCGCCGACCGACCTGGACGACAATCAGCGGATCATCGTGCTGCTCACCAAGGAAGTGAACCGGCGCGACAACATCCTCGGCATGGTCGTCTCGTCCGACTTCTTCCCGCGCGGCACGGGGGCAGGTCAGTGCGCATCCAGTGACTACGGCGAGATCTACTACGGCCGCGTCCCGGATCCCAACGGCGAATTCGGTCAGGCGTACCCGGTCGCTTCGGCGCGACTGGACGTGCCGGCGCTGATCGCGCACGAGATGACGCACATCATCCAGTTCGGCCGCCGGCTGCAGGTGCCCAACGCCACGGATTACCAGGCGCTCTGGGAGATGGAGAGCCAGGCCACCCTCGCCGAGGAGGTGATCGGCCATCGCTTCAACCTCCGGCAGACCGGCCAGAACTACGGGTTCGACGTCGCATGGGAGAACTGCGAGTCGAACGCCACCGGCATCGCCTGGTACTGCGACAAGTTCCAGGACCTGGCGCTGTACTACGGGTTCCTGTCGGCGACGACGCGCGCGCCGGGTGCGCCGGAACAGTGCACGTTCGTCGGCCGGATCGAGGCGATTCACAACGTGCCCTGTCACGAGGGCCAGAAGCAGCGGGCAGTCTACACGGGCTGGTCGTTCCTGCGCTGGCTCTCGGACCACTACGGTGACGACCTGGGCGGTGAGGGCCAGCTGCACCGCCAGCTGATCGACAACACCATCGGCGGCTTCCAGTCGATCGCGGACGTGGTCGGCGTGCCGATCGACGAGCTGCTCGGCCGCTGGGCTGCGACACTCTACACGGACGACCGGTTCGCCGGTGTCGGCGGG
Proteins encoded in this window:
- a CDS encoding Ig-like domain-containing protein, whose protein sequence is MNRPSFRLSAALVAAVVLAACGDSTGPDPRKVESVDISPDDPTMFVGEEVQLEATARNSSGEAVSGKTASWSSSNTSVATVTANGGVVTGVAAGSAQITALIDGKSASVTVTVNVFGTKPTVTGISPSPLVPGASATLTGEDLTTTTQVYVNGARAFVSAASATSVQFQVPCVAPGAATVVARNGSADSDAFAATVNATSSAPMAVGDFRTLAGTHCLQLPASGNQTYLIGVQSISETVSSLTPVTFGIDGAAAAAAADVAAASALVRTTPALGAFRPTLSGDPDQARWSAHRRAEHDLRAQDLATTRAMLRTFGGQGGIATFESTTAAAVPAVGDVVEMRYPDTAPGKNLCTDFVPVTGRVQHVSARAIFVADTANPDNGFTAADYTHFGSVFDDSIYDPQVTYFGAPTDLDDNQRIIVLLTKEVNRRDNILGMVVSSDFFPRGTGAGQCASSDYGEIYYGRVPDPNGEFGQAYPVASARLDVPALIAHEMTHIIQFGRRLQVPNATDYQALWEMESQATLAEEVIGHRFNLRQTGQNYGFDVAWENCESNATGIAWYCDKFQDLALYYGFLSATTRAPGAPEQCTFVGRIEAIHNVPCHEGQKQRAVYTGWSFLRWLSDHYGDDLGGEGQLHRQLIDNTIGGFQSIADVVGVPIDELLGRWAATLYTDDRFAGVGGLLSLPSWNLYDIEQHLNVNAHLEPYQHTFTDASRDVSVRAGSSAYFLVSGSRLATAIRATSPNGATLPSPMRLWVARVQ